A window of the Ogataea parapolymorpha DL-1 chromosome V, whole genome shotgun sequence genome harbors these coding sequences:
- a CDS encoding Transcription initiation factor TFIID subunit 4, with translation MEEGGSTSGSRISTPQIATPGGGADDGAGVAISTVGSPNMDYFNDIMDQTGDSQRNRPKQEPTQQVRRAPGRQKGSGRFGEQNPEELADAVAAAGVNLRAEEEAMMGGLQVSRRQLSPNDFLRPGQVAWFMNKTMEEQGMRRMEFDEELINLMSSACEEYMSSLVTDLLVVSRHRRRGLRTKQKQSSGGTKSEISKALRDIATKQKEREEKRLKRRMALGLDEDKKEGDLIAEHKQTNLTASLMMSGSKKKYSWMQSSAKSDSVTVRGDNGIRYREAREEQSVVLRDLLLALERRRVGVSNAMVKGYAKLKD, from the coding sequence ATGGAAGAAGGCGGATCCACTTCTGGAAGCAGGATCAGCACTCCCCAAATTGCTACACCAGGAGGTGGAGCCGATGACGGCGCTGGGGTGGCAATCTCCACAGTCGGATCGCCTAATATGGATTATTTTAACGATATAATGGATCAGACTGGTGATAGTCAACGAAACAGACCAAAACAGGAACCAACACAACAAGTGCGTCGCGCACCCGGAAGACAAAAAGGATCAGGACGATTTGGTGAGCAAAATCCCGAGGAGCTTGCAGATGCagtggcagcagcaggagtCAATCTTCgtgctgaagaagaagctaTGATGGGCGGATTACAGGTTTCGAGGCGTCAACTCAGTCCCAACGACTTTCTTCGTCCAGGACAGGTTGCCTGGTTCATGAACAAAACAATGGAAGAACAAGGAATGAGACGAATGGAGTTTGATGAGGAGTTGATAAATCTCATGTCGAGCGCCTGTGAGGAGTACATGTCTAGTCTAGTGACGGATCTGCTTGTGGTCTCGAGACACAGAAGGCGCGGATTACGGacaaaacaaaaacaatcATCGGGCGGTACAAAGTCAGAAATATCCAAAGCACTTAGAGACATTGCCACTaaacagaaagaaagagaagagaaacgGCTAAAACGAAGGATGGCCTTGGGTCTCGATGAGGACAAAAAGGAGGGAGACCTGATTGCAGAACACAAACAGACCAATCTTACAGCTTCATTGATGATGAGTGgctccaagaagaagtaTTCCTGGATGCAGTCTTCAGCCAAATCGGATTCTGTGACCGTTCGTGGAGACAATGGTATACGGTACAGAGAAGCTCGCGAGGAACAATCTGTGGTTCTCAGAGATTTACTGTTAGCCTTGGAGAGACGTCGCGTGGGTGTCAGTAATGCCATGGTTAAGGGCTACGCCAAGTTGAAAGATTAA
- a CDS encoding Proteasome subunit beta type-7, which translates to MNHDPFHWGKPLDSVYGPYNTQIAQASNQRPENVRTNAEFPSMHTQQPMITGTSVIAVRYKDGVVMAADNMGAYGSLMKLDDVERIIRVGSETIVGISGDISDLQYLERILDDLAVEDSYDMEQDNLKASYVHEYLTRVLYNRRSKMDPLWNACIVAGFDEEGEPFMKYVDLLGVSYASPSLATGFGAHLAIPLLRKKADTMKDVEKLTKEDAVSLVKDCMKILFYRDARSLDKYTLCVVDKTTKNIEFHKNVKCEDMKWDFAKHITGYGLPQL; encoded by the coding sequence ATGAATCACGATCCTTTCCACTGGGGAAAACCATTGGATTCTGTCTATGGCCCATACAACACCCAAATTGCACAGGCAAGCAACCAGCGCCCAGAAAACGTTCGCACCAATGCTGAATTCCCTTCGATGCATACTCAACAACCGATGATCACAGGTACCTCGGTCATTGCTGTCCGTTATAAGGATGGTGTCGTCATGGCAGCGGATAACATGGGTGCCTATGGATCCCTTATGAAACTGGACGATGTGGAGAGAATTATTAGAGTCGGATCTGAGACAATTGTTGGAATTTCCGGTGATATTAGTGACCTGCAGTACTTGGAAAGAATTCTAGACGACCTCGCAGTGGAGGACTCCTACGACATGGAACAAGATAATTTGAAAGCCAGCTACGTTCACGAATACCTCACTAGAGTGTTATACAATCGCCGGTCTAAGATGGATCCGCTGTGGAACGCATGTATCGTTGCTGGTTTCGACGAGGAAGGCGAGCCATTTATGAAATACGTTGACCTTTTGGGCGTGTCTTATGCTTCCCCATCTTTAGCAACAGGGTTTGGAGCACATTTGGCAATTCCTTTGCTTAGGAAAAAAGCAGATACCATGAAAgatgttgagaagctgaCCAAAGAAGACGCCGTCAGCTTGGTGAAAGACTGCATGAAGATTTTGTTTTATAGAGACGCAAGGTCCTTGGACAAATACACTTTATGCGTGGTGGACAAGACGACAAAGAACATTGAGTTCCACAAAAATGTCAAGTGCGAGGATATGAAGTGGGACTTTGCCAAGCATATCACGGGCTACGGGTTACCACAATTATAG
- a CDS encoding Sorting nexin MVP1, translating to MSENSFGAADPLMDKDPWALPATHGIQNLQSSVLEDNNWSSYNSNDILASNFAAMNIDRRQENGSELYHDQSAASSDPLANPESLDAENQEEVDLKEDSVWSEELVSSFNPLGYHNTEDKTIIRVKEIPEKEGLVFKHINYLISHNLRFPPEFYQNDKPAGSETKIIRRYSDFAWLLEVLWRKYPYRLIPELPPKKLLASSTDSIFLQKRRRSLQRFLYQLSKHPILSKENLVIMFLTVPNDFSNWKKFANIELTDEFESIKINLPKRFKMNFDQVLRGLNDQDPDFEEQTQVPEQTVNNDSIVNNITQIWNENPVDHTKLDFMENLQTVNLSLSTFADIWSKLCILVERMEKRELALYQDHQRFSYYLGQFTSNSGNLYGIENMVISEAQPEESQNMSIINTILKQVMKYFTTTKQLKDDELTTLSSDTLENFRKLQDYLASLHFLIERLGNFKNASEKQIHVLLNRIMKTNERLFQIKIKSDIRGSEVDKLVKLLTESVEELNNLLSYIILVKSTFLTEFRLFQKTKYLVSETFQDWFLEKVKYGELQQDSLQRVFNDLQDMPLK from the exons ATGTCAGAAAACAGTTTTGGAGCCGCAGATCCATTAATGGACAAAGACCCATGGGCATTGCCTGCCACACATGGCATTCAGAATCTTCAAtcctctgttttggaagataATAACTGGAGTTCTTACAACTCCAACGACATCCTTGCCAGTAACTTTGCTGCGATGAATATTGATCGTCGCCAAGAGAATGGCAGTGAGTTGTATCATGATCAATCTGCGGCATCGTCAGACCCGCTAGCTAATCCAGAGTCTTTGGACGCCGAAAACCAGGAAGAAGTGGATTTGAAAGAAGACTCTGTTTGGTCGGAAGAGCTGGTTTCATCTTTCAATCCCTTGGGATACCATAACACAGAAGATAAAACCATCATCCGAGTCAAAGAAATCCCCGAAAAAGAGGGCCTTGTTTTCAAGCACATCAATTACCTCATTAGCCATAATCTTCGTTTTCCTCCCGAGTTCTATCAAAACGACAAGCCTGCCGgatcagaaacaaaaattaTCAGAAGATACAGTGATTTCGCCTGGCTTCTTGAAGTGTTGTGGCGTAAATATCCTTACAGACTAATCCCAGAGTTGCCACCCAAGAAGTTGT TAGCATCTTCCACTGATTCTATTTTCCTGCAGAAGCGAAGGCGCAGTTTACAGCGATTCCTTTACCAGCTAAGCAAGCACCCGATACTCTCTAAAGAGAATTTGGTGATCATGTTCTTGACGGTCCCTAAcgatttttcaaattggAAGAAATTCGCAAACATTGAGCTTACTGACGAATTCGAATCGATTAAGATCAACCTTCCCAAGCGGTTCAAAATGAATTTTGACCAGGTACTGAGAGGTCTGAACGACCAAGACCCTGATTTCGAGGAACAAACGCAAGTGCCCGAGCAAACGGTCAATAACGATAGCATTGTCAATAATATCACGCAAATTTGGAACGAAAACCCTGTTGACCATACCAAACTTGACTTCATGGAGAACTTACAGACAGTCAACTTGAGCTTAAGCACTTTCGCGGACATTTGGTCCAAATTGTGCATTCTGGTGGAACGTATGGAAAAAAGAGAGTTGGCGTTGTATCAAGATCATCAGCGCTTTTCATACTACTTGGGACAATTTACTTCAAACAGTGGAAATCTTTATGGTATCGAGAACATGGTAATCTCTGAAGCACAGCCAGAAGAAAGCCAAAACATGTCTATCATCAACACCATCCTGAAGCAGGTCATGAAATATTTCACCACAACAAAGCAACTTAAAGATGATGAGTTGACAACCTTGAGTTCGGATACACTCGAAAATTTCAGGAAGCTACAAGATTATTTGGCCTCATTGCACTTCCTTATTGAAAGGCTCGGGAATTTCAAGAACGCttctgaaaaacaaatCCACGTTCTTTTGAACCGCATAATGAAAACGAATGAACGACTTTTCCAAATAAAAATCAAATCGGACATTAGAGGGTCTGAGGTGGACAAACTTGTCAAGCTCTTGACTGAATCGGTGGAAGAACTGAACAATCTTCTCTCTTACATCATTCTTGTAAAATCCACATTCCTTACCGAATTCAGGCTGTTTCAAAAGACGAAATACCTTGTTTCTGAAACATTTCAAGACTGGTTCCTTGAAAAAGTCAAGTACGGGGAATTACAGCAAGATTCTTTACAAAGAGTGTTTAATGATCTTCAGGATATGCCATTAAAATAA
- a CDS encoding Mediator of RNA polymerase II transcription subunit 4 codes for MTSASNKNTFIYQQVDAFEGQLRELTNSIQQYEPSVEVAAKLVATMDTINQELTQLERLHELKRNQVFEQSKENLRLNDGMRNMLTSLIECRKELSDLPKLSTHEQLQLENSEETRKPKLDAVKELVAYAMKLAKFSKIPRTFDGFLLPNNFIWPGDDNMRRGMLATASLMPEKIVRHENGEPDEEEDIQMKDTEETQKQAVEDDDEFVPERRNSFKTSASPEKKDAAAIMAGIDLFDESDDD; via the coding sequence ATGACTTCAGCCTCCAACAAGAATACTTTTATATACCAGCAGGTTGATGCTTTCGAAGGACAGCTCAGGGAACTCACAAATTCAATTCAGCAGTATGAGCCAAGCGTTGAGGTTGCTGCCAAACTGGTGGCCACTATGGACACGATTAACCAAGAATTAACCCAGCTTGAAAGACTGCATGAATTAAAGCGAAACCAAGTATTTGAACAGAGCAAAGAAAATCTACGACTGAACGATGGAATGAGAAATATGCTTACATCACTGATAGAATGTCGAAAGGAATTAAGTGATTTACCCAAGTTAAGTACTCATGAGCAATTGCAGCTGGAGAATTCGGAGGAGACCAGGAAACCGAAGCTGGATGCCGTGAAAGAACTTGTAGCATATGCCATGAAACTCGCcaaattttccaaaattCCGCGCACATTTGATGGTTTCCTCTTGCCAAATAACTTTATCTGGCCCGGTGATGACAATATGAGACGAGGAATGCTCGCGACAGCGTCTCTGATGCCAGAAAAAATCGTGCGGCACGAGAATGGTGAGCctgatgaagaagaggataTTCAAATGAAAGATACTgaagaaacacaaaaacAAGCAGTTGAAGACGATGATGAATTTGTCCCTGAACGTCGTAACAGTTTCAAAACCTCTGCGAGCCCTGAAAAGAAGGACGCGGCCGCAATTATGGCTGGCATTGATCTTTTCGATGAAAGCGACGATGACTGA
- a CDS encoding RNA 3'-terminal phosphate cyclase-like protein, whose amino-acid sequence MSSRSKIITFQGHKNFRNRLVFATLSGKTIKIEKIRSDDLNPGLKDYEISLLRLIENVTNGSVIEISYTGTTVVYRPGLIIGGDFVHQCPDGVACGYFIEPMLCLAPFSKNKFSILFKGLTASKEHVGVDFIKWGLLPVMEKFGVREVELHTLKRGSPPLGGGEVHLIVNSLIPQPVTIHVLDYQKISAIRGIAYCTRVSPSVANRLVDSARSVLKATGCEVNITTDVCRGEIAGKSPGFGLTLFTESKKIPFRYVVEDIGTGGETPEDVGERVALSLLEQIDTSGCLGRNQLELAFLYMVIGKEDIGRLLINKAQFDEQLVVFLRDIKTVFGTQFYFKQSDEFQNSMYATVKGTGFINASKKIA is encoded by the coding sequence ATGTCCTCTCGATCCAAGATCATTACATTCCAAGGACACAAGAACTTCCGGAACCGTTTAGTGTTTGCTACACTTAGTGGAAAAACAAtaaaaattgaaaaaatcagaTCTGATGACCTCAACCCTGGTCTTAAAGACTACGAAATCTCGCTTCTTAGATTAATAGAAAATGTCACAAATGGATCTGTGATAGAAATCTCATATACTGGTACCACGGTCGTCTACAGGCCCGGTCTCATAATAGGCGGTGACTTCGTCCACCAGTGTCCAGATGGGGTAGCATGTGGATATTTTATCGAGCCAATGTTATGTCTTGCACCATTTTCCAAGAacaaattttcaattttaTTCAAGGGACTTACTGCTTCCAAGGAGCATGTTGGCGTGGATTTCATTAAATGGGGACTTCTGCCGGTGATGGAAAAATTTGGAGTTCGTGAAGTTGAACTACACACTCTCAAACGTGGCTCCCCTCCGCTGGGAGGTGGTGAAGTCCATTTAATTGTCAATTCGCTCATTCCGCAACCTGTCACCATTCATGTCCTTGATTATCAGAAAATATCAGCAATTAGAGGCATTGCTTATTGCACGAGAGTCTCGCCGTCTGTGGCTAATAGACTGGTAGATTCCGCTCGAAGTGTGCTCAAGGCCACAGGTTGCGAGGTGAATATTACCACAGATGTTTGCCGTGGTGAGATCGCGGGGAAATCGCCGGGATTCGGACTCACTTTGTTCACCGAGTCCAAAAAGATACCTTTCAGATATGTGGTGGAGGATATAGGCACTGGAGGCGAAACACCAGAGGATGTTGGAGAACGTGTTGCATTGAGTTTACTGGAACAAATTGATACCAGCGGATGCCTAGGACGGAATCAGCTTGAGTTGGCCTTTCTGTACATGGTCATTGGTAAGGAGGATATTGGACGATTACTCATAAACAAAGCTCAATTCGACGAGCAACTGGTCGTTTTCTTGAGAGACATCAAAACGGTCTTTGGTACCCAATTTTATTTCAAACAAAGCGACGAGTTCCAAAATTCCATGTACGCAACCGTCAAAGGTACCGGTTTCATAAACGCATCCAAGAAGATCGCATAA
- a CDS encoding Essential subunit of Sec63 complex (Sec63p, Sec62p, Sec66p and Sec72p), with translation MSQSRYDYDENSETWPYFALTSVLVPLVPATWSLVRENLTRGSKDVDELRPVSWFRPYNESAQKHYKSKKRTKSIFSRKFVLVALGWLLVAGIMYQIMVQEVVIGETNFDPWKILQIDESASEKVIKAAYRKMSLKFHPDKVDTSKMTPKEIEAVDSAYVLINKAYKALTDDAVRENFLKYGNPDGPGDIKHGIALPKFLIEGKISPLLVIAYVLLIAIILPSVVGSWWNGVRSYTKQGLHVDTAAHFLDILINYNPAKLYQIETVLEYLSSATEYKSIDKSLTPEKVLELLLSHLERKTLDSKDEQLKLEVVAITPKLIIGFIDIASNFRNTDICLKLVEAHRCIIQALNIENNATAYKYRQILQLPGVQLDALDTKQPIYTLGKLLKNLSVKPEKFLSCANTDEVLKLASQIPLIEPLECKFKVTGESYVPPNSTVHISLKFLVKSPAHKSKPETSKLSEEVRETQLKEQETLETLRNPMKIVEDQPAIKLSTAPVYFPDPEYLKENNGWIAFLIIQRDGKLGENPQYVSKVDLSNLRLTQEEFLESKAIVSTFKFPLTAPTPNEEGKFQFRLALRHLVYFGSDLDIPLVMEVENKPIETANKDLYEIEDPEEDSLAGALAQMRGESVRKIEDEYSSSDDESEEEEEEEIDWTDIDTDTDVEEEEKKN, from the coding sequence ATGTCGCAATCCAGATACGACTACGACGAAAACTCGGAAACGTGGCCGTATTTTGCGCTGACAAGTGTGCTGGTGCCTCTTGTGCCAGCCACTTGGTCATTGGTGAGGGAAAACCTGACTCGTGGCTCGAAAGACGTGGACGAATTACGCCCCGTGTCATGGTTCAGACCATACAACGAATCGGCGCAAAAACACTACAAGAGCAAAAAGCGGACCAAGAGCATCTTTTCACGAAAATTTGTTCTTGTTGCGTTGGGCTGGCTGCTTGTCGCTGGCATAATGTACCAGATCATGGTACAGGAAGTGGTCATCGGAGAAACTAACTTCGATCCTTGGAAAATCCTTCAAATCGACGAATCTGCCTCTGAGAAGGTCATCAAGGCCGCTTACCGGAAAATGTCTTTGAAATTCCATCCAGATAAGGTGGACACGTCCAAGATGACCCCGAAGGAGATTGAGGCCGTCGATTCTGCTTACGTGTTGATCAACAAGGCCTACAAGGCGTTGACGGACGACGCCGTTCGGGAGAATTTCCTTAAATACGGCAACCCTGACGGGCCAGGAGACATCAAGCACGGAATAGCCTTACCGAAATTCCTAATTGAGGGCAAGATTTCACCTCTACTTGTGATAGCTTACGTTCTTCTTATTGCTATTATCTTGCCTAGTGTTGTTGGCTCGTGGTGGAACGGTGTCAGATCATACACTAAACAAGGACTTCACGTTGACACCGCTGCTCACTTCCTAGATATTCTGATCAACTACAATCCTGCCAAACTATATCAGATTGAGACGGTGCTGGAGTACCTCAGTTCTGCTACCGAATACAAATCCATTGACAAGTCTCTCACCCCTGAaaaggttttggagctgcttctttctcatcTGGAGAGGAAAACTCTCGATTCCAAGGACGAACAGCTGAAACTGGAAGTTGTGGCTATAACTCCGAAATTGATTATCGGGTTCATCGACATCGCATCGAATTTCAGAAATACTGATATCTGCTTGAAACTAGTGGAGGCACACAGATGCATTATTCAGGCCCTCAATATTGAAAACAACGCCACGGCTTACAAATACAGACAAATTTTGCAGCTTCCTGGCGTCCAGCTGGATGCTTTGGATACCAAACAGCCAATCTACACTTTAGGTaagttgctgaaaaacctAAGTGTAAAGCCGGAAAAATTCCTGAGCTGTGCAAACACAGATGAGGTCCTTAAGCTCGCCTCCCAAATCCCACTTATCGAGCCTCTGGAATGCAAGTTCAAAGTCACCGGTGAGTCGTATGTTCCTCCTAATTCTACGGTGCACATCAGTCTGAAATTCCTGGTCAAGTCTCCGGCCCATAAATCTAAACCAGAAACTTCAAAGTTGAGCGAAGAGGTGCGGGAGACGCAGCTTAAAGAGCAGGAAACTCTGGAAACATTGAGAAATCCAATGAAGATCGTCGAGGACCAGCCGGCGATCAAGCTTTCTACGGCTCCTGTTTACTTCCCTGATCCAGAATACCTGAAAGAAAACAACGGATGGATTGCATTCTTGATAATCCAGAGGGATGGAAAGCTAGGAGAGAACCCACAGTATGTTTCCAAAGTCGACCTTTCCAATCTCCGATTGACTCAAGAagaatttttggagtccaaGGCCATTGTTTCCACATTTAAATTCCCTCTTACTGCTCCTACACCTAATGAGGAAGGAAAATTCCAGTTCCGCCTTGCTTTAAGGCATTTAGTCTATTTTGGCTCAGATTTGGACATTCCTTTGGTAATGGAAGTCGAGAATAAGCCGATTGAGACGGCCAACAAAGATCTGTACGAAAttgaagatccagaagaagactCTCTTGCTGGTGCTTTGGCCCAGATGCGTGGAGAGAGCGTGCGTAAAATTGAGGATGAGTACAGCAGttctgacgacgagtccgaggaagaagaggaggaagaaattGACTGGACGGATATAGATACAGATACTGatgtggaggaggaagagaagaaaaattaG
- a CDS encoding RNA polymerase II transcription factor B subunit 2: protein MSEPSASSGQSELFKSTINEYLDNLPETVHLQLYRSPETCLAVFRLLPSLAKFYIMTMLFQDAAIPSTDLNRWIKSSSFNGSRNLSKIYQNDSLKRLKALNLLKETRRIFTHPQTGQTTQLPFVSLNPTFRQSFRNALTGSRDANEVVEDNNLESIETISVEFLDTYCLHRWESILHFMVGSETKELPSVGVLTLLRYSGLMELPSDREQREHLGDDYEFQPKLQQSSSIQTLKNLLITQNGFQFLLQDINSQIWTLLLQYLKMSEKLMMNPVEVLNFIFMLGSLELGQGYPVDPLSDTQKIMLDDLIDYGLIYTPSKTNKKIFYPTRLATTLTSEHTNFKTSAAVIDQEITNSKNSNNQGTIVVETNFKIYCYTSSPLQIAILNLFVHLKARFANMVTGVITRESVRRALINGITADQMINYLGSHAHPWMVKQAEDKLARKLELESSIGNAAGQRQIDLEILPPTVVDQIKLWQLELDRIQSFKGYLYKDFSTDLEFEKLLTYGEEIGVIVWKDRARKRFFVTQEGNGQLLDYANRIIRGNS from the coding sequence ATGTCTGAGCCGTCCGCGTCATCAGGCCAGTCAGAACTCTTTAAATCGACGATTAATGAGTATCTTGACAACTTACCTGAGACCGTTCATTTACAGCTTTACAGGTCGCCTGAAACTTGTCTGGCCGTGTTCCGATTATTACCATCGCTCGCAAAGTTTTACATCATGACCATGTTGTTCCAAGACGCTGCAATTCCCTCTACTGATTTGAACCGGTGGATTAAGTCTAGCTCTTTCAATGGGTCGCGCAACTTAAGCAAAATTTATCAAAATGACTCGCTAAAGCGACTTAAAGCATTGAACTTGCTCAAGGAAACAAGACGTATATTCACTCATCCGCAAACTGGCCAGACGACACAATTACCCTTTGTCTCGCTGAATCCAACCTTTAGACAAAGCTTTAGAAATGCATTGACAGGAAGTCGAGATGCAAACGAGGTTGTGGAGGATAACAATCTGGAAAGTATAGAAACGATAAGCgttgagtttctggacaCATATTGTTTGCACAGGTGGGAGAGCATATTGCATTTTATGGTGGGCTCGGAAACTAAAGAGCTACCAAGTGTGGGTGTTTTAACTTTACTTAGATACAGCGGGTTGATGGAGCTCCCGTCGGACAGAGAACAAAGAGAGCATCTAGGCGATGACTACGAATTTCAGCCCAAATTACAACAGTCATCTTCCATTCAAACACTAAAAAACTTGCTCATTACACAGAACGGGTTTCAGTTTCTTCTGCAAGATATCAACTCTCAAATTTGGACACTATTATTGCAATACTTAAAAATGTCTGAAAAACTTATGATGAACCCTGTCGAGGTACTGAATTTTATCTTCATGCTGGGGTCCTTGGAGCTTGGACAAGGATATCCGGTGGATCCATTGAGTGATACGCAGAAGATAATGCTGGACGATCTTATTGATTATGGACTCATTTACACtccttcaaagacaaaTAAAAAGATATTCTATCCCACGCGATTGGCAACGACCCTGACTTCCGAACACACGAACTTCAAGACCTCAGCGGCCGTAATCGACCAAGAAATCACAaactcgaaaaacagcaacAACCAAGGCACTATCGTGGTGGAAACCAATTTCAAAATATACTGCTACACATCTTCGCCGTTGCAGATTGCCATCTTGAATCTGTTTGTGCATCTCAAAGCCCGGTTTGCAAACATGGTTACAGGGGTAATCACCAGAGAATCCGTTCGTCGCGCTCTGATTAACGGAATCACTGCAGACCAGATGATCAACTATTTGGGTTCTCATGCGCATCCTTGGATGGTGAAGCAAGCCGAAGACAAATTAGCACGCAAATTAGAACTCGAAAGTTCTATTGGTAATGCTGCGGGTCAAAGACAAATAGACCTCGAAATTCTACCGCCGACAGTGGTGGATCAAATTAAACTTTGGCAATTAGAGCTTGACCGTATCCAATCATTCAAAGGTTATCTTTACAAAGATTTCTCTACCGACTTGGAGTTTGAAAAGCTGCTTACTTATGGTGAAGAAATTGGCGTGATTGTTTGGAAAGACCGCGCTAGAAAGCGGTTCTTTGTTACCCAGGAAGGTAACGGACAACTACTCGATTACGCAAATAGGATCATACGGGGTAATAGCTAA
- a CDS encoding Lysophospholipid acyltransferase, translated as MYNPFQLAIAKFSGLSGLDEGSCKILTCLFLSFPLSAIFKRIPDQKIHFKNYYIIAVSAVYIFLILEIWSGFFVLLFNALFTFVLVKYYKSRLMPWVNLIALMLFLCVNHLKAQFFAPDYDPSVIDITGAQMVLVMKLSSFGWSVSDGQLYHKDIDKFNQLNTYQKSRAILKYPPILYYLGYVFFYGSLVTGPSFDYSDYEKFILTDIFNDVPLEKRPGRFSKRKIPRSGRVALRRVAQGAFWAVLWIYIKPIITLDYALSFEFTQQSIFYKIIFLWILGIVHRMKYYSVWSISEAGCIVAGLGYNGYDPKTGKMYWNRVQNIDPYAFETGQNVHDCLEAWNMNTNKWLKNYIYLRTCKRDPKTGQLKPGMLPTFLTFFTSAFWHGTMPGYYMTFIIGAFMQTVGKIFRRNLRPLFCSKDGSNVSKYKFLYDIIGWFVTQSAFGYIVQPFMILRFVPSFNLWKTCYFWVHISCVATIVFFDSPFGKQASKKLQSYHLQPIKATKVQDKEVSLAQLREHYNSATDLQDIVRKLPEFDNQEELQVENVVVPDIQEIKDNYDKLTKEVDDWVKANENAAVDKAEIDAVHSALANIERDVRSYLENKKTD; from the coding sequence ATGTACAATCCTTTCCAATTGGCAATTGCCAAGTTTTCGGGTTTGTCCGGCCTTGACGAAGGATCTTGTAAGATTCTGACGTGCCTATTTTTGTCGTTTCCTCTAAGTGCAATCTTCAAACGGAttccagatcaaaaaatacacttCAAGAATTACTACATTATAGCGGTCAGTGCCGTGTATATCTTTCTCATACTTGAGATTTGGTCTGGGTTTTTTGTGCTTTTGTTCAATGCTCTGTTTACATTTGTCCTCGTTAAGTATTACAAATCAAGACTTATGCCATGGGTCAATTTGATCGCATTGATGCTTTTCCTCTGCGTGAACCATCTGAAAGCGCAGTTTTTCGCTCCTGATTATGATCCCTCAGTGATCGACATTACTGGAGCACAGATGGTTTTGGTCATGAAGCTCAGCTCCTTCGGATGGTCTGTTAGCGACGGTCAACTGTATCACAAAGACATCGACAAGTTCAATCAACTGAACACATACCAGAAATCCAGAGCAATCTTGAAATATCCACCAATTCTTTACTATCTTGGATACGTGTTTTTCTATGGATCTCTGGTTACTGGTCCTTCTTTTGACTATAGCGATTACGAAAAATTCATTCTGACCGATATTTTCAATGATGTTCCTCTTGAGAAAAGACCAGGACGTTTCTCCAAACGCAAGATTCCGCGCAGTGGGCGTGTTGCCTTGAGAAGAGTGGCACAGGGCGCTTTCTGGGCCGTTTTGTGGATCTACATCAAACCAATAATTACGTTGGATTATGCCTTGTCGTTTGAATTCACCCAACAATCAATTTTCTACAAAATCATTTTCTTATGGATCTTGGGCATTGTCCACAGGATGAAGTACTATTCTGTTTGGTCCATTAGTGAAGCTGGCTGCATTGTTGCCGGTTTGGGTTACAATGGGTATGACCCCAAGACTGGCAAGATGTATTGGAACAGAGTCCAAAACATTGATCCGTATGCTTTCGAAACTGGTCAAAACGTTCACGACTGTCTCGAGGCATGGAACATGAATACCAACAAATGGTTAAAGAATTATATCTATCTCAGAACATGCAAACGAGACCCCAAAACCGGTCAATTGAAACCAGGAATGCTACCAACCTTCCTTACGTTCTTTACATCTGCTTTCTGGCACGGAACAATGCCTGGATACTATATGACCTTCATCATCGGTGCGTTCATGCAAACAGTCGGTAAGATTTTCCGCAGAAATTTGCGTCCCCTTTTCTGTTCGAAAGATGGTTCTAATGTGTCAAAGTACAAATTCCTGTACGACATAATTGGCTGGTTTGTTACTCAGTCAGCGTTTGGATACATTGTGCAACCGTTCATGATTTTGAGATTTGTTCCCTCTTTCAACTTGTGGAAAACATGCTATTTCTGGGTCCACATTAGTTGTGTTGCAACCATTGTTTTCTTCGATAGTCCTTTCGGAAAGCAAGCTTCCAAGAAATTACAAAGTTACCATTTGCAACCAATTAAGGCTACAAAGGTCCAGGACAAAGAAGTCTCGCTTGCTCAGCTTAGAGAGCATTACAATTCGGCCACCGATCTCCAAGACATCGTGCGTAAATTACCAGAATTTGATAACcaggaagagctgcaaGTTGAAAATGTCGTCGTTCCTGATATTCAGGAAATCAAGGATAATTATGACAAATTGACCAAAGAAGTGGATGACTGGGTCAAAGCCAACGAAAATGCTGCTGTCGATAAAGCTGAGATTGACGCTGTTCACTCTGCGTTGGCAAATATCGAAAGAGATGTGCGCTCTTATTTGGAGAATAAGAAAACCGACTGA